One Sebastes umbrosus isolate fSebUmb1 chromosome 6, fSebUmb1.pri, whole genome shotgun sequence DNA window includes the following coding sequences:
- the LOC119490042 gene encoding cryptochrome-1-like gives MAPNSIHWFRKGLRLHDNPALLQAVRGAGTVRCVYFLDPWFAGSSNVGVNRWRFLLQCLEDLDANLRKLNSRLFVIRGQPANVFPRLFKEWKISRLTFEYDSEPFGKERDAAIKKLAMEAGVEVNVKTSHTLYDLDKIIELNGGQPPLTYKRFQTLISRLDPPEMPVETLSESLMGRCVTPISEDHGDKYGVPSLEELGFDTDGLPSAVWPGGETEALTRIERHLERKAWVANFERPRMNANSLLASPTGLSPYLRFGCLSCRLFYFKLTDLYRKVKKNSSPPLSLYGQLLWREFFYTTATNNPRFDKMEGNPICVRIPWDKNPEALAKWAEAKTGFPWIDAIMTQLRQEGWIHHLARHAVACFLTRGDLWISWEEGMKVFEELLLDADWSVNAGSWMWLSCSSFFQQFFHCYCPVGFGRRTDPNGDFIRRYLPVLRGFPAKFIYDPWNAPESVQAAAKCIIGVHYPKPMVHHAEASRLNIERMKQIYQQLSRYRGLGLLASVPSTSGNGNGGMMAYSPGEQQPGTNNNNNNNSHLPGASGSSAATGNGSGSVLHNFHNEEHAEPSSRLQQQRLQPHPQQQQQQQHQQQQHQQQHGYHSVPGASQTITSSHLFHEFAVPQSPGLLLHSRGSVTGKRERESERDESGEKDPASCSVHKMQRQST, from the exons GTTTCTCCTCCAGTGTTTGGAGGATCTGGACGCCAACCTTCGGAAACTCAACTCTCGCCTTTTTGTCATCAGGGGCCAACCGGCCAACGTGTTCCCGCGGCTCTTTAAG gaGTGGAAGATCTCTCGCCTGACCTTCGAGTATGATTCGGAGCCTTTTGGGAAGGAGCGAGACGCCGCCATCAAGAAGCTGGCCATGGAGGCGGGAGTGGAGGTCAACGTCAAGACATCGCACACCCTCTACGACCTGGACAA GATCATAGAGCTGAACGGTGGGCAGCCTCCTCTCACCTACAAGCGTTTCCAGACTCTGATCAGTCGACTGGATCCTCCCGAGATGCCCGTGGAGACGCTGTCGGAGAGCCTGATGGGTCGATGCGTCACCCCCATCTCTGAGGACCACGGAGACAAGTACGGGGTCCCGTCCCTGGAGGAGCTGG GCTTTGACACCGACGGTCTGCCATCCGCCGTGTGGCCGGGAGGAGAGACTGAAGCTCTGACCAGGATAGAGCGCCATCTGGAGAGAAAA GCGTGGGTGGCTAATTTCGAGCGTCCCAGAATGAACGCCAACTCGCTGCTGGCCAGCCCGACGGGCCTCAGCCCGTACCTGCGCTTCGGCTGCCTCTCCTGTCGCCTCTTCTACTTCAAGCTCACTGACCTCTACCGCAAG GTGAAGAAGAACAGCTCCCCTCCGCTCTCCCTGTACGGCCAGCTGCTGTGGCGGGAGTTCTTCTACACCACGGCCACCAACAACCCGCGCTTCGACAAGATGGAGGGGAACCCCATCTGCGTACGCATCCCCTGGGACAAAAACCCTGAAGCGCTCGCCAAGTGGGCCGAGGCCAAGACCGGGTTCCCCTGGATAGACGCCATCATGACTCAGCTGAGGCAGGAGGGCTGGATCCATCACCTGGCCAGGCACGCGGTGGCTTGCTTCCTCACCAGGGGGGACCTGTGGATCAGCTGGGAGGAAGGGATGAAG GTGTTTGAGGAGCTGCTTCTCGATGCCGACTGGAGCGTGAACGCAGGCAGCTGGATGTGGTTGTCCTGCAGCTCGTTTTTCCAGCAGTTTTTCCACTGCTACTGCCCCGTGGGCTTCGGCCGACGCACCGACCCCAACGGGGACTTCATTAG ACGTTACTTACCTGTCCTCCGAGGTTTCCCCGCTAAGTTCATCTACGACCCGTGGAACGCCCCGGAGTCCGTGCAGGCGGCTGCCAAGTGCATAATCGGCGTCCACTACCCGAAGCCAATGGTGCACCACGCGGAAGCGAGCCGACTCAACATCGAGAGGATGAAGCAGATCTACCAGCAACTCAGCCGATACAGGGGACTGG GTCTGCTGGCATCGGTGCCGTCCACCTCTGGGAATGGGAACGGAGGAATGATGGCGTACTCTCCCGGAGAGCAGCAGCCAGggaccaacaacaacaacaacaacaactcacaTT TGCCTGGAGCGTCGGGGAGCTCCGCTGCGACGGGGAACGGCAGCGGGAGCGTCCTCCACAACTTTCACAATGAAGAACATGCGGAGCCGAGCAGCAGACTACAGCAACAGCGACTGCAACCGCacccacagcaacaacagcaacagcaacatcagcaacagcaacatcagcagcagcatg gatACCACTCAGTGCCAGGCGCCAGCCAGACCATCACCAGCAGCCACCTCTTCCACGAGTTTGCTGTGCCTCAAAGCCCAG GACTCCTCCTGCACAGCAGAGGCAGCGTCACAGGAAAGCGGGAACGCGAGTCGGAACGAGACGAGTCGGGGGAGAAGGACCCGGCGTCCTGCTCCGTGCACAAGATGCAGAGGCAGAGtacatga